Proteins encoded in a region of the Uloborus diversus isolate 005 chromosome 1, Udiv.v.3.1, whole genome shotgun sequence genome:
- the LOC129224497 gene encoding LOW QUALITY PROTEIN: tigger transposable element-derived protein 6-like (The sequence of the model RefSeq protein was modified relative to this genomic sequence to represent the inferred CDS: deleted 1 base in 1 codon), with protein sequence MAGRKQISFQDKLNVISDIDDGMKQVDAAKKYGLSQSTVATFLKKRKHIEDAVRSNSVNPKRKRLKVATNENIDAAVLKWFQEMRATNIPINGPLLCAQARKYAAMLGNETFKASNGWLMRFRDRHGITFQEIHGEKKSAPMNEANAWGQEKMKDILQKYAPEDIYNADEAGSFFNSSLIEHWRLRVKSVTAGRNQNKD encoded by the exons ATGGCAGGGAGAAAGCAAATTTCATTTCAAGATAAACTCAACGTCATCAGCGATATTGATGATGGAATGAAGCAGGTTGATGCAGCTAAGAAATATGGATTATCTCAATCTACAGTTGCAACGTTCCTCAAGAAGAGGAAACATATTGAAGATGCTGTGAGATCAAATTCAGTTAATCCCAAGCGAAAACGACTAAAAGTCGCGACTAATGAAAACATTGATGCTGCCGTCCTGAAGTGGTTTCAAGAGATGAGGGCAACAAATATCCCAATAAATGGACCCTTATTATGTGCACAAGCTAGGAAATATGCAGCAATGTTAGGGAACGAAACTTTTAAAGCTAGCAATGGTTGGCTAATGCGTTTTCGAGATCGCCACGGAATCACTTTCCAGGAAATTCACGGAGAGAAAAAATCTGCTCCGATGAATGAGGCAAATGCCTGGGGACAAGAGAAGATGAAAGATATTCTTCAAAAGTATGCACCAGAAGACATTTATAACGCTGATGAAGCT GGCAGTTTTTTCAACTCCTCCCTAATAGAACATTGGCGTTTAAGGGTAAAAAGTGTCACGGCGGgaagaaatcaaaacaaagatTGA